A portion of the Cryptomeria japonica chromosome 5, Sugi_1.0, whole genome shotgun sequence genome contains these proteins:
- the LOC131041144 gene encoding alpha carbonic anhydrase 7 isoform X4: MARPLMRAALLLLGLLLFIEGIRTQEVEDEREFTYEEGEERGPEHWGDLHEEWSACGNGQQQSPIDVVKRRAKIYPDLGKLRRIYFPANATLLNRGHDIMVKWATGAGSIEIEGRRYRLNQCHWHTPAEHTVNGRRYPLEMHLVHESEDKKIVVVGILYTYGRPDTFLAELIDEIASIADKEPPEVVLGMVNPKHIKIGSRKYYRYNGSLTTPPCTEGVTWNIVHKVRTVSREQVRALHMAIHDKYEKNARPIQSTNERIVKLYTPKRNPQLH, encoded by the exons ATGGCACGGCCTTTAATGCGAGCTGCACTGCTTCTGTTAGGGTTACTGCTCTTCATCGAGGGGATTCGAACTCAGGAAGTTG AGGATGAAAGGGAGTTCACGTATGAAGAGGGAGAGGAAAGAGGGCCAGAGCATTGGGGAGATCTTCATGAGGAATGGAGTGCGTGTGGAAATGGGCAGCAGCAGTCTCCCATTGATGTGGTGAAAAGGAGGGCTAAGATCTACCCTGATTTGGGCAAACTGCGCAGGATTTATTTCCCTGCAAATGCGACCCTCCTCAATAGGGGCCATGATATTATG GTGAAGTGGGCCACAGGTGCTGGGAGTATTGAGATAGAGGGGAGAAGATACAGGCTTAATCAATGCCACTGGCACACTCCAGCTGAGCATACCGTTAATGGCAGAAG GTATCCTCTAGAAATGCATCTAgtgcatgaatcagaagacaagaaGATTGTTGTTGTTGGAATCCTCTACACTTATGGAAGACCCGACACCTTCCTTGCGGAG TTAATAGATGAAATTGCTTCCATTGCTGATAAGGAGCCTCCAGAAGTTGTTTTGGGTATGGTGAATCCCAAGCACATCAAAATTGGTAGTAGAAAATATTATCGTTACAATGGGTCTCTCACCACTCCACCTTGTACAGAAGGAGTCACTTGGAACATTGTCCACAAG GTGAGGACAGTATCGCGGGAACAAGTTAGAGCTTTGCATATGGCCATACATGAT AAATATGAAAAAAATGCACGACCCATCCAATCTACAAATGAAAGAATCGTGAAATTGTACACTCCGAAGCGCAACCCCCAACTACATTGA